A part of Girardinichthys multiradiatus isolate DD_20200921_A chromosome 12, DD_fGirMul_XY1, whole genome shotgun sequence genomic DNA contains:
- the fzd10 gene encoding frizzled-10, with protein sequence MCSAVKLSLIPVLLLLLLLWSRGSSSISSIDPDWSGEGRCQHINIPMCKDIGYNTTRMPNLMGHDDQREAALKLQEFATLIQFGCHSHLKFFLCSLHAPMCTEQVSNPIPACRVMCEQVKQKCSPILEKFHFPWPDSLDCLRLPTKNDPNNLCMEAPNNGSDEPPKVSHTQPPEFRPQQPLSGQDLHLKDSSSKQTCNPGKFHFVEKSQSCAPKCHLKVDVYWSQGDKQFSMVWMAIWSILCFVSSAFTVLTFLIDPQRFKYPERPIIFLSMSYCVYSVGFLIRLFVGADRIACDKDNGVQYIIQEGLESTGCTIVFLILYYFGMASSLWWVILTLTWFLAAGKKWGHEAIEANSSYFHLAAWAIPAVKTIMILVMRKVAGDELTGICYVGSMDVKALTGFVLIPLSCYLIIGTSFLLSGFVALFHIRKIMKTEGENTDKLEKLMVRIGVFSVLYTVPATCVIACYFYERLNMDYWRILAEEQKCVDGSEPESDECVMKASIPAVEIFMVKIFMLLVVGITSGMWIWTSKTLQSWQNVFSRKLKKRTRRKAASVFTSSRPYIKPHPSLKGHNTKYEPTRSPPTCV encoded by the coding sequence atgtgttCAGCTGTGAAACTGAGCCTGATCCCTGTGCTTCTGCTGCTACTTCTGCTATGGAGCAGGGGCAGCTCCTCCATCAGCTCTATAGATCCTGACTGGTCAGGAGAGGGGAGATGTCAGCACATCAACATCCCTATGTGCAAGGACATTGGCTACAACACGACTCGCATGCCAAACCTCATGGGCCATGATGATCAAAGAGAGGCTGCGCTGAAGCTGCAGGAGTTTGCAACACTTATCCAGTTTGGATGTCACAGTCACCTCAAGTTCTTCCTTTGCTCGCTGCATGCTCCTATGTGCACAGAGCAGGTGTCTAACCCCATCCCAGCGTGCAGGGTTATGTGTGAGCAGGTCAAGCAGAAGTGCTCCCCGATCCTGGAAAAATTTCATTTCCCCTGGCCCGACTCTTTGGATTGTTTGCGTCTTCCGACCAAAAATGACCCAAACAACCTGTGCATGGAGGCACCCAACAACGGATCGGATGAGCCCCCCAAAGTGTCCCACACTCAGCCTCCGGAATTTAGGCCACAGCAGCCTCTGAGTGGGCAGGATCTGCACCTTAAGGACAGCAGTAGCAAGCAAACATGCAATCCAGGAAAATTCCACTTTGTGGAAAAAAGCCAGTCCTGTGCCCCAAAGTGCCACCTGAAAGTGGATGTATACTGGAGTCAGGGAGACAAACAGTTCTCCATGGTATGGATGGCCATCTGGTCCATCCTCTGCTTTGTCTCCAGTGCCTTTACTGTACTCACTTTCCTCATTGACCCACAAAGATTCAAGTACCCTGAGAGGCCAATCATCTTTCTCTCCATGTCCTACTGTGTTTATTCTGTGGGCTTCCTCATTCGCCTTTTTGTGGGAGCTGACAGAATAGCTTGTGACAAAGACAATGGTGTGCAGTATATTATTCAGGAGGGTCTGGAGAGCACCGGCTGCACCATTGTTTTCCTCATCCTGTATTATTTTGGCATGGCCAGCTCCCTCTGGTGGGTAATCTTGACTCTAACTTGGTTCCTTGCTGCAGGGAAGAAGTGGGGCCACGAGGCCATTGAGGCCAACAGCAGCTACTTCCACCTGGCAGCATGGGCCATCCCGGCCGTAAAGACAATCATGATACTAGTGATGAGGAAGGTGGCTGGCGACGAGCTGACGGGCATCTGCTACGTGGGCAGTATGGATGTCAAAGCTCTCACGGGCTTTGTGCTTATTCCTCTTTCCTGCTACCTCATCATCGGCACATCGTTCCTGCTGTCTGGCTTTGTGGCCCTCTTCCACATTAGGAAGATTATGAAAACCGAGGGGGAGAACACAGATAAGCTTGAGAAACTGATGGTGCGCATCGGCGTCTTCAGCGTCCTCTACACCGTCCCTGCTACCTGCGTCATCGCCTGCTATTTCTACGAGAGACTCAACATGGACTATTGGCGCATCCTTGCCGAGGAGCAGAAGTGTGTGGACGGCAGTGAGCCGGAGTCAGACGAATGCGTCATGAAGGCCTCAATACCCGCTGTGGAGATCTTCATGGTGAAAATCTTCATGCTGTTGGTAGTGGGCATCACGAGCGGCATGTGGATCTGGACCTCGAAGACACTGCAGTCGTGGCAGAACGTGTTCAGCAGGAAGCTGAAAAAGAGGACGAGGAGGAAGGCGGCCAGCGTCTTCACCAGCAGCAGGCCTTACATTAAGCCTCACCCGTCCCTCAAAGGGCACAACACTAAGTATGAGCCTACACGATCGCCCCCAACATGTGTGTGA